From Corvus hawaiiensis isolate bCorHaw1 chromosome 13, bCorHaw1.pri.cur, whole genome shotgun sequence, one genomic window encodes:
- the WDR93 gene encoding WD repeat-containing protein 93 isoform X1, with protein MAVNTWKYPLGIPPPSEKDWPKDEEDFFLLDPDRERDALPQPFRMINKLVMQVFESAMEIIERRETLREAQKRKVQPKKCFPTAEFQVTERANCLAVSGKYVFVGLSEGLAAFNTCDFKDVCAWDAAKTEICAVHALDLGNECHVLLAVDEMGLVWLFCFHKQSFLLVKILNEVEDISQRSTCVEEVLSRGGDYAGILLQDSTKAWLEIYQLPKDSWLREMEKNSGAAEGLACSERRSSCLSEELPVSAIQADVELDLPVLLLTVRPPKPITGTSFKDPLDAFKEVDDDSMLGLGYNHLIKDSQWELHEAIFCSTYREYLEGQGVTKEEIPRHATFHFLLPSRILMGPEMEVQPDIPVGIGVHWDGNHNFCLYLLNHSLKGKADSDLMPDVVWPCAAPIACSAVSSCSRYLALAGEDATITIWDKHLGYPLSVTAILEERFIRSIHFLCGSAAASDETPGTDPVCPGADPVCPIIQLLVLCTDSSFYLVKAPRAGKSSITLLADRPENPNLTISAVVPVLAFPSASILVLQVLIFSWDGTVSLMNTDTSQTVYCFCTPPSHAVAPPWQPVFTVDSMNCCLLLRGDEQQQEDELAQSKAAQSTIFLFDFNSYPLKEAFPKKPDLSLKSLQELKWIERCNIFLRDRFHFLPERQQVLLEMEEQEYWDCLQAQAAAMDNEREKVKGEKKQ; from the exons ATGGCTGTGAATACATGGAAGTATCCCCTGGGGATTCCCCCACCATCTGAAAAGGACTGGCCAAAGGATGAGGAagatttcttcctgctggatccTGATCGAGAGCGTGATGCATTGCCGCAGCCCTTCAGGATGATCAACAAACTGGTGATGCAGGTTTTTGAGAGTGCTATGGAAATCATTGAAAGAAGGGAGACGCTCCGAGAAGCACAAAAACGAAAGGTCCAGCCCAAGAAGTGCTTCCCTACAGCTGAATTCCAG GTAACTGAAAGAGCCAATTGCCTTGCAGTGTCTGGAAAATACGTCTTTGTTGGTCTGTCCGAGGGTCTGGCTGCCTTCAACACGTGTGACTTCAAGGATGTCTGTGCTTGGGATGCAGCCAAGACAGAGATCTGTGCCGTCCATGCCTTGGATTTGGGGAACGAGTGCCATGTCCTGCTTGCTGTGGATGAAATGG ggCTTGTCTGGCTCTTCTGCTTTCACAAGCAAAGCTTCCTGCTCGTTAAAATCCTGAATGAAGTG GAGGATATCAGCCAGCGAAGCACCTGTGTGGAGGAGGTGCTGTCCCGAGGAGGTGATTATGCAGGAATCCTGCTGCAAG ACAGCACAAAAGCTTGGCTGGAGATCTACCAATTGCCTAAGGATTCCTGGCtgagagagatggaaaaaaactcaggagctgcagaagggcTGGCTTGCAGTGAGAGGAGGTCAAGCTGCTTATCTGAG GAGCTTCCCGTGTCTGCAATCCAAGCTGATGTAGAGCTGGatctcccagtgctgctgctgacagtgaGGCCACCCAAACCCATTACAG GCACTAGTTTTAAAGACCCTTTGGATGCCTTCAAGGAAGTGGATGATGACAGCATGCTTGGCTTGGGGTACAACCACCTAATCAAGGATTCCCAGTGGGAGCTGCACGAAGCAATCTTCTGTAGCACTTACCGGGAGTATCTGGAGGGTCAGGGCGTGACCAAGGAGGAGATCCCCAG aCATGCTACCTTTCATTTCCTCCTGCCTAGCCGGATCCTGATGGGACCAGAAATGGAAGTACAGCCAG ATATTCCAGTTGGCATCGGTGTGCATTGGGATGGAAACCACAATTTCTGCTTGTACTTACTTAACCATTCTCTCAAGGGGAAAGCAG ATTCTGATCTGATGCCTGATGTTGTGTGGCCATGTGCTGCTCCAATTGCATGCTCGGCTGTCAGTTCCTGCTCCAGGTACCTGGCACTGGCAGGTGAAGATGCAACAATAACTATCTGGGATAAACACCTAG gATACCCACTGTCTGTGACTGCCATTCTAGAGGAACGTTTCATCCGTAGTATCCACTTTCTGtgtggctctgcagctgccagtgATGAGACACCTGGTACAGATCCTGTCTGTCCTGGTGCAGATCCTGTCTGTCCCATCATACAGCTTCTAGTGCTGTGTACAGACAGCTCTTTCTATTTGGTGAAAGCACCCAGGGCTGGGAAGTCCAGCATCACACTCCTGGCAGACAG GCCTGAAAATCCAAATCTTACTATCAGTGCAGTGGTGCCTGTCCTGGCCTTCCCCAGTGCA TCAATTTTGGTGCTTCAGGTCCTGATCTTCTCCTGGGATGGCACAGTGTCCCTGATGAACACTGACACATCACAGACTGTTTACTGCTTCTGCACTCCACCTTCTCATGCTGTAGCACCCCCCTGGCAGCCAGTGTTCACAGTGGACAGTATgaactgctgcctgctgcttcGAG gagatgagcagcagcaggaagatgaATTGGCCCAGAGCAAAGCCGCTCAGAGCACCATCTTCCTTTTTGACTTCAATTCCTACCCACTGAAGGAGGCTTTCCCAAAGAAACCAGATTTGTCTCTCAAATCTTTGCAGGAGCTGAAGTGGATTGAGAGATGTAACATTTTCTTACGTGATAGGTTTCACTTTCTGCCAGAGAG GCAGCAGGTACTGCTGGAAATGGAGGAGCAGGAATACTGGGATTGTCTGCAGGCACAAGCAGCTGCCATGGAcaatgagagagagaaagtgaAGGGAGAGAAGAAGCAGTAG
- the WDR93 gene encoding WD repeat-containing protein 93 isoform X2, giving the protein MAVNTWKYPLGIPPPSEKDWPKDEEDFFLLDPDRERDALPQPFRMINKLVMQVFESAMEIIERRETLREAQKRKVQPKKCFPTAEFQVTERANCLAVSGKYVFVGLSEGLAAFNTCDFKDVCAWDAAKTEICAVHALDLGNECHVLLAVDEMGLVWLFCFHKQSFLLVKILNEVEDISQRSTCVEEVLSRGGDYAGILLQDSTKAWLEIYQLPKDSWLREMEKNSGAAEGLACSERRSSCLSEELPVSAIQADVELDLPVLLLTVRPPKPITGTSFKDPLDAFKEVDDDSMLGLGYNHLIKDSQWELHEAIFCSTYREYLEGQGVTKEEIPRHATFHFLLPSRILMGPEMEVQPDIPVGIGVHWDGNHNFCLYLLNHSLKGKADSDLMPDVVWPCAAPIACSAVSSCSRYLALAGEDATITIWDKHLGYPLSVTAILEERFIRSIHFLCGSAAASDETPGTDPVCPGADPVCPIIQLLVLCTDSSFYLVKAPRAGKSSITLLADRPENPNLTISAVVPVLAFPSAVLIFSWDGTVSLMNTDTSQTVYCFCTPPSHAVAPPWQPVFTVDSMNCCLLLRGDEQQQEDELAQSKAAQSTIFLFDFNSYPLKEAFPKKPDLSLKSLQELKWIERCNIFLRDRFHFLPERQQVLLEMEEQEYWDCLQAQAAAMDNEREKVKGEKKQ; this is encoded by the exons ATGGCTGTGAATACATGGAAGTATCCCCTGGGGATTCCCCCACCATCTGAAAAGGACTGGCCAAAGGATGAGGAagatttcttcctgctggatccTGATCGAGAGCGTGATGCATTGCCGCAGCCCTTCAGGATGATCAACAAACTGGTGATGCAGGTTTTTGAGAGTGCTATGGAAATCATTGAAAGAAGGGAGACGCTCCGAGAAGCACAAAAACGAAAGGTCCAGCCCAAGAAGTGCTTCCCTACAGCTGAATTCCAG GTAACTGAAAGAGCCAATTGCCTTGCAGTGTCTGGAAAATACGTCTTTGTTGGTCTGTCCGAGGGTCTGGCTGCCTTCAACACGTGTGACTTCAAGGATGTCTGTGCTTGGGATGCAGCCAAGACAGAGATCTGTGCCGTCCATGCCTTGGATTTGGGGAACGAGTGCCATGTCCTGCTTGCTGTGGATGAAATGG ggCTTGTCTGGCTCTTCTGCTTTCACAAGCAAAGCTTCCTGCTCGTTAAAATCCTGAATGAAGTG GAGGATATCAGCCAGCGAAGCACCTGTGTGGAGGAGGTGCTGTCCCGAGGAGGTGATTATGCAGGAATCCTGCTGCAAG ACAGCACAAAAGCTTGGCTGGAGATCTACCAATTGCCTAAGGATTCCTGGCtgagagagatggaaaaaaactcaggagctgcagaagggcTGGCTTGCAGTGAGAGGAGGTCAAGCTGCTTATCTGAG GAGCTTCCCGTGTCTGCAATCCAAGCTGATGTAGAGCTGGatctcccagtgctgctgctgacagtgaGGCCACCCAAACCCATTACAG GCACTAGTTTTAAAGACCCTTTGGATGCCTTCAAGGAAGTGGATGATGACAGCATGCTTGGCTTGGGGTACAACCACCTAATCAAGGATTCCCAGTGGGAGCTGCACGAAGCAATCTTCTGTAGCACTTACCGGGAGTATCTGGAGGGTCAGGGCGTGACCAAGGAGGAGATCCCCAG aCATGCTACCTTTCATTTCCTCCTGCCTAGCCGGATCCTGATGGGACCAGAAATGGAAGTACAGCCAG ATATTCCAGTTGGCATCGGTGTGCATTGGGATGGAAACCACAATTTCTGCTTGTACTTACTTAACCATTCTCTCAAGGGGAAAGCAG ATTCTGATCTGATGCCTGATGTTGTGTGGCCATGTGCTGCTCCAATTGCATGCTCGGCTGTCAGTTCCTGCTCCAGGTACCTGGCACTGGCAGGTGAAGATGCAACAATAACTATCTGGGATAAACACCTAG gATACCCACTGTCTGTGACTGCCATTCTAGAGGAACGTTTCATCCGTAGTATCCACTTTCTGtgtggctctgcagctgccagtgATGAGACACCTGGTACAGATCCTGTCTGTCCTGGTGCAGATCCTGTCTGTCCCATCATACAGCTTCTAGTGCTGTGTACAGACAGCTCTTTCTATTTGGTGAAAGCACCCAGGGCTGGGAAGTCCAGCATCACACTCCTGGCAGACAG GCCTGAAAATCCAAATCTTACTATCAGTGCAGTGGTGCCTGTCCTGGCCTTCCCCAGTGCA GTCCTGATCTTCTCCTGGGATGGCACAGTGTCCCTGATGAACACTGACACATCACAGACTGTTTACTGCTTCTGCACTCCACCTTCTCATGCTGTAGCACCCCCCTGGCAGCCAGTGTTCACAGTGGACAGTATgaactgctgcctgctgcttcGAG gagatgagcagcagcaggaagatgaATTGGCCCAGAGCAAAGCCGCTCAGAGCACCATCTTCCTTTTTGACTTCAATTCCTACCCACTGAAGGAGGCTTTCCCAAAGAAACCAGATTTGTCTCTCAAATCTTTGCAGGAGCTGAAGTGGATTGAGAGATGTAACATTTTCTTACGTGATAGGTTTCACTTTCTGCCAGAGAG GCAGCAGGTACTGCTGGAAATGGAGGAGCAGGAATACTGGGATTGTCTGCAGGCACAAGCAGCTGCCATGGAcaatgagagagagaaagtgaAGGGAGAGAAGAAGCAGTAG
- the PEX11A gene encoding peroxisomal membrane protein 11A isoform X1, which produces MHHGCRNHLGCRRRKGIPSIPSFMRATQYTCMLLSYLIENKTDKKKLVMKLKQLESSMSSGRKMLRLGNVVHALVAARRTAELPEVVPRFCLTASHLSRALYFVCDAVLWLRSVGLQPDIDKPKWQNWATKCYYCSLLMNLARDWYEISWRLEQAALEEQTKENFFWQKHSKELNGVKSDGVHGFLCQLFQILKRNPPLLLDLMKNLCDLSGPLDTLGIYKTNPGMIGFCGLLSSLVGILTLAIPHLKLKQ; this is translated from the exons ATGCACCACGGATGCAGGAATCACCTTGGAtgcagaagaaggaaggggatACCTTCAATACCTTCTTTCATGAG agCCACTCAGTACACATGCATGTTACTTAGCTATTTAATAGAGAATAAAACCGATAAAAAGAAGCTGGTAATGAAACTCAAGCAGTTGGAATCTAGCATGAGCTCTGGCCGGAAAA TGCTCAGACTGGGCAACGTGGTGCACGCCTTGGTGGCAGCGAGGAGAACTGCAGAGCTGCCCGAGGTGGTTCCTCGCTTCTGCCTCACAGCCTCGCACCTGAGCCGGGCCCTGTACTTCGTGTGCGACGCGGTGCTGTGGCTCAGGAGCGTCGGGCTCCAGCCGGACATCGACAAACCCAAGTGGCAGAACTGGGCTACCAAGTGCTACTACTGCTCACTCCTGATGAATCTGGCCAGGGACTGGTATGAGATCTCCTGGAGGCTGGAACAAGCTGCGCTGGAAGAACAGACCAAGGAGAATTTCTTCTGGCAGAAGCACAGCAAGGAACTAAACGGTGTGAAAAGTGATGGTGTGCACGGTTTTCTCTGCCAGCTCTTTCAGATACTGAAAAGGAATCCTCCTTTGCTGCTGGACTTGATGAAGAACCTCTGTGATCTTTCAGGCCCTTTGGATACGCTGGGAATCTACAAAACCAACCCAGGAATGATTGGTTTCTGCggcctcctctcctccctggtGGGGATCCTCACACTAGCAATCCCACATCTGAAGCTGAAACAGTGA
- the PEX11A gene encoding peroxisomal membrane protein 11A isoform X2: protein MEGFVDFTNRCQGRDQLFRATQYTCMLLSYLIENKTDKKKLVMKLKQLESSMSSGRKMLRLGNVVHALVAARRTAELPEVVPRFCLTASHLSRALYFVCDAVLWLRSVGLQPDIDKPKWQNWATKCYYCSLLMNLARDWYEISWRLEQAALEEQTKENFFWQKHSKELNGVKSDGVHGFLCQLFQILKRNPPLLLDLMKNLCDLSGPLDTLGIYKTNPGMIGFCGLLSSLVGILTLAIPHLKLKQ from the exons ATGGAGGGCTTCGTGGACTTCACCAACCGCTGCCAGGGCCGCGACCAGCTCTTCCG agCCACTCAGTACACATGCATGTTACTTAGCTATTTAATAGAGAATAAAACCGATAAAAAGAAGCTGGTAATGAAACTCAAGCAGTTGGAATCTAGCATGAGCTCTGGCCGGAAAA TGCTCAGACTGGGCAACGTGGTGCACGCCTTGGTGGCAGCGAGGAGAACTGCAGAGCTGCCCGAGGTGGTTCCTCGCTTCTGCCTCACAGCCTCGCACCTGAGCCGGGCCCTGTACTTCGTGTGCGACGCGGTGCTGTGGCTCAGGAGCGTCGGGCTCCAGCCGGACATCGACAAACCCAAGTGGCAGAACTGGGCTACCAAGTGCTACTACTGCTCACTCCTGATGAATCTGGCCAGGGACTGGTATGAGATCTCCTGGAGGCTGGAACAAGCTGCGCTGGAAGAACAGACCAAGGAGAATTTCTTCTGGCAGAAGCACAGCAAGGAACTAAACGGTGTGAAAAGTGATGGTGTGCACGGTTTTCTCTGCCAGCTCTTTCAGATACTGAAAAGGAATCCTCCTTTGCTGCTGGACTTGATGAAGAACCTCTGTGATCTTTCAGGCCCTTTGGATACGCTGGGAATCTACAAAACCAACCCAGGAATGATTGGTTTCTGCggcctcctctcctccctggtGGGGATCCTCACACTAGCAATCCCACATCTGAAGCTGAAACAGTGA